A stretch of Porites lutea chromosome 5, jaPorLute2.1, whole genome shotgun sequence DNA encodes these proteins:
- the LOC140936894 gene encoding protein yippee-like 5, translating to MGRIFLDHPGGTRLYSCANCDTALTNRSLLTSMRFNGATGRAFLFKKVVNLSYSEVQDRVMLTGRHMVRDVFCKNCETKLGWMYEYATEESQQYKEGQVILERALVTESEGIQEIGDFSP from the exons ATGGGTCGCATCTTTCTTGACCATCCTGGAGGAACTCGGCTGTATTCTTGCGCTAACTGTGACACTGCGTTGACAAATCGCTCTTTGTTGACCTCGATG AGGTTCAATGGAGCCACAGGAAGAGCATTTCTGTTTAAGAAAGT GGTGAACTTATCATACAGTGAAGTTCAAGACAGAGTTATG CTCACTGGAAGGCACATGGTCAGAGATGTTTTCTGCAAAAATTGTGAAACAAAGCTTGGGTGGATGTAT gAATATGCAACTGAAGAGAGCCAACAGTATAAG GAAGGTCAAGTTATTCTGGAAAGAGCACTGGTTACAGAGAGTGAGGGAATTCAAGAAATTGGTGACTTCAGTCCTTAA